In Thunnus maccoyii chromosome 3, fThuMac1.1, whole genome shotgun sequence, the following proteins share a genomic window:
- the LOC121894563 gene encoding elastase-1-like: MAATEGQDPAARRQLRPGRWGTVGESRGKQQEVKAAAAGGRRWMTSTPQDQSGTRSHSRSSFSTRQRAAHYCCCTTLSLPPINHITPPPVWHLFARYIERGRLREESKRKHESKVLADLEPQPRYVEDSLVRVVGGEMAKPNSWPWQISLQYKSGSYFYHTCGGTLIERGWVMTAAHCVDRQRTWQVVLGEHDVYLTSGDEQVLGVRSVYIHPRWDPRRVSEGYDIALLRLAKDAVLNSHVQLGSLPPSGQILPHNNLCYITGWGRTSTGGSLPAELQQAVLPVVGYQTCSSSNWWGSIVKTTMVCAGGGAESGCNGDSGGPLNCLVDGKYYVHGVTSFVSSFGCNYPQKPTVFTRVSAYIEWIDSIMSNP; encoded by the exons ATGGCTGCAACCGAGGGCCAGGACCCAGCAGCACGGCGGCAGCTGAGACCAGGGAGGTGGGGGACCGTGGGAGAGAGTAGAGGCAAGCAGCAAGAGGTGAAAGCAGCAGCCGCTGGAGGACGGAGATGGATGACCAGTACTCCACAGGATCAATCAGGCACTCGTAGCCACAGCAGATCATCTTTCTCCACCCGGCAGCGAGCAGCACATTACTGCTGCTGCACCACCTTGTCCCTTCCCCCTATAAACCACATCACCCCACCGCCTGTATGGCACCTTTTTGCCAGATATATAGAGAGAGGCAGACTGAGAGAGGAGTCAAAAAGGAAACATGAGAGTAAAG tGCTGGCTGACCTGGAGCCCCAGCCCAGGTATGTGGAGGACAGTTTGGTAAGGGTCGTGGGAGGTGAGATGGCCAAACCCAACTCCTGGCCCTGGCAG ATCTCCCTTCAGTACAAATCTGGCAGCTACTTCTACCACACATGCGGAGGAACCCTGATTGAGAGAGGCTGGGTTATGACTGCTGCACACTGCGTGGACAG ACAGAGGACGTGGCAAGTGGTTCTCGGTGAGCATGACGTCTACCTCACCAGTGGCGATGAGCAGGTCCTGGGTGTCCGCAGTGTTTACATCCACCCCAGATGGGATCCCAGAAGAGTGTCTGAAGG GTACGACATCGCCCTGCTGCGTTTGGCCAAAGATGCTGTCCTGAACTCTCATGTCCAGCTGGGCTCTCTGCCTCCATCCGGCCAGATTCTGCCCCACAACAACCTTTGCTACATCACTGGATGGGGACGCACCTCCA CTGGTGGCAGTCTGCCCGCTGAGCTGCAGCAGGCCGTCCTTCCTGTGGTTGGCTACCAGACCTGCTCAAGCTCTAACTGGTGGGGCAGCATTGTCAAGACCACCATGGTGTGTGCCGGTGGCGGTGCTGAGTCTGGATGCAAT GGTGACTCCGGAGGCCCTCTGAACTGTCTGGTTGATGGAAAATACTACGTCCACGGTGTCACCAGCTTTGTGTCTTCTTTTGGATGTAACTATCCCCAGAAGCCCACTGTCTTCACCCGTGTCTCCGCCTACATCGAATGGATTGACTCA atCATGAGCAATCCATGA